One stretch of Fictibacillus sp. b24 DNA includes these proteins:
- the ispD gene encoding 2-C-methyl-D-erythritol 4-phosphate cytidylyltransferase, with product MNYWTVIPAAGQGKRMNAGISKQWIELLGKPVLAHTLDVFEKDPSCEGVVLVGSEQELKQMQQFVQTFQYTKVRQIVPGGKERQQSVYEGLKQVPEEADLVLIHDAARPFITHDSIQQLVNVAADSGSAVLAVPVKDTVKKVVQDQVEETIDRSSLWAVQTPQAFRLSIVMKAHEKADVEGFVGTDDASLVERIGETVAIVMGDYHNIKLTTSDDLLFGQAILLDRQGEKHNAHRTRF from the coding sequence GTGAACTATTGGACAGTTATTCCTGCTGCCGGACAAGGGAAACGAATGAATGCTGGTATCTCTAAACAATGGATAGAGCTATTAGGCAAACCGGTTCTTGCACATACACTTGATGTGTTTGAAAAAGATCCTTCGTGTGAGGGTGTCGTTCTTGTCGGAAGTGAACAGGAATTGAAACAGATGCAGCAATTTGTACAAACGTTCCAATATACAAAAGTGCGCCAAATCGTTCCAGGCGGAAAAGAACGTCAGCAAAGTGTGTATGAGGGCTTAAAGCAGGTCCCGGAAGAAGCGGACCTTGTTCTCATTCATGATGCAGCACGTCCTTTTATCACTCATGATTCTATTCAACAACTTGTTAACGTAGCCGCAGATTCTGGTTCTGCCGTGTTAGCTGTTCCAGTGAAGGATACGGTAAAGAAAGTTGTTCAGGATCAGGTGGAAGAAACGATCGACCGTTCCAGCTTGTGGGCTGTTCAAACCCCGCAAGCTTTTCGTCTTTCTATCGTAATGAAAGCACATGAGAAAGCGGATGTAGAAGGGTTTGTTGGAACGGACGACGCAAGCTTAGTGGAACGAATTGGAGAAACAGTCGCTATTGTAATGGGAGACTATCATAATATAAAATTAACTACGTCTGATGATTTGTTGTTTGGACAAGCCATTTTGTTAGACAGACAGGGGGAAAAGCATAATGCGCATCGGACAAGGTTTTGA
- a CDS encoding PIN/TRAM domain-containing protein, giving the protein MLKRIVQLFFIVIGGMLGYLYIPDLIRVLNFGDLPNQVTSPYVGAVIGALILFLSTFWLSDYVVGLIRWAEETVVKAPATDLLSGTMGLIIGLIVAFLIQSPLSSMDIVVVSSILPIAITFLLGYLGFQVGFKKRDELIQLFSLNRQGKERKKETEIEKPHGKYKILDTSVIIDGRVADICQTGFLEGPLIIPRFVLEELQYIADSSDVLKRNRGRRGLDILNRIQKELSMKVEIYEGDFEEVTEVDSKLVKLAQLLTGVVVTNDFNLNKVCELQNVAVLNINDLANAVKPVVLPGEELVVQVIKDGKEQNQGVGYLDDGTMIVVEDGRDYVGKTIDVVVTSVLQTSAGRMIFAKKKLLEKAL; this is encoded by the coding sequence ATGCTAAAAAGAATTGTTCAACTATTTTTTATCGTAATAGGGGGCATGCTAGGCTATCTTTATATACCAGATCTCATTCGTGTACTTAATTTTGGTGATTTGCCGAATCAAGTAACATCCCCATATGTCGGGGCAGTGATTGGTGCACTTATACTATTTTTATCTACATTTTGGCTGTCAGATTACGTAGTAGGATTAATACGCTGGGCAGAGGAAACGGTTGTAAAAGCCCCTGCGACCGATCTATTATCAGGAACGATGGGACTGATTATTGGATTGATTGTGGCATTCTTAATTCAGTCGCCGCTTAGCTCTATGGATATAGTGGTTGTCAGCTCGATTCTGCCGATTGCTATTACGTTCCTACTCGGTTATCTAGGTTTTCAGGTCGGTTTTAAAAAGAGAGATGAATTGATTCAGCTGTTCTCTTTGAACCGCCAAGGAAAAGAACGAAAGAAAGAGACTGAAATCGAGAAGCCGCATGGCAAGTATAAGATTCTTGATACAAGCGTTATTATCGACGGAAGAGTGGCAGATATCTGTCAAACTGGTTTTTTAGAAGGTCCGCTTATTATTCCTCGTTTTGTTCTAGAAGAGCTGCAGTATATTGCTGATTCTTCTGATGTATTAAAACGTAACAGAGGACGCCGTGGACTGGATATTTTAAATCGCATCCAAAAAGAGCTTTCTATGAAAGTTGAAATCTATGAAGGTGATTTTGAAGAGGTAACAGAAGTTGACAGCAAGCTTGTCAAATTGGCTCAATTATTAACCGGGGTCGTTGTAACGAATGACTTTAATCTCAATAAAGTATGTGAACTGCAAAACGTTGCCGTACTTAACATCAACGATTTGGCGAATGCGGTAAAACCAGTTGTACTTCCTGGCGAAGAGCTTGTTGTTCAAGTGATCAAAGATGGAAAAGAGCAGAATCAAGGTGTAGGCTATCTGGATGACGGTACGATGATCGTTGTAGAAGATGGGCGAGACTATGTCGGAAAAACGATCGATGTTGTTGTAACATCTGTTCTCCAAACATCTGCTGGCCGAATGATTTTTGCCAAAAAGAAATTATTAGAAAAAGCATTGTGA
- the disA gene encoding DNA integrity scanning diadenylate cyclase DisA — protein sequence MDHAIKEAIISQMLQLVAPGTPLREGIDNVLRANTGGLIVVGYNDKVKEIVDGGFSINCKYSPASLYELAKMDGAIILNEDAAKILYANTQLIPDTVIPSTETGIRHRTAERVARQTGNLVISISQRRNVITLYQGMIRYSLKEIGVILTKANQAIQTLEKYKVVFDQSVTNLGALEFEELVTFQEVTQVIHRIEMVLRIKNEIIKYVNELGVEGRLIRIQMEELVSNIEEEALLLIKDYMKDRESDPYAILRQLNKLSSEELFDESVIMKLLGFSAGMNMQDETIHPRGYRILAKIPRLPAVIIENLTDAFSNLPQILRASIDELDEVEGIGEIRARKVKEGLKRIQEQLFVDRHI from the coding sequence ATGGACCATGCGATTAAAGAAGCAATCATAAGCCAAATGCTACAGCTTGTTGCTCCTGGTACCCCGCTTCGGGAGGGAATTGACAATGTTTTACGAGCAAATACAGGCGGACTGATCGTTGTTGGATATAACGATAAAGTAAAAGAAATTGTTGATGGTGGTTTCTCCATCAACTGCAAGTACTCACCAGCATCATTATACGAGCTTGCAAAGATGGATGGAGCGATCATTTTAAATGAAGACGCGGCTAAAATTTTATATGCAAACACACAGCTAATCCCTGATACGGTTATTCCATCAACCGAAACGGGTATACGTCACAGAACGGCAGAGCGTGTAGCTCGGCAGACAGGCAACCTCGTGATTTCCATCTCACAGCGCCGAAATGTTATCACGCTTTATCAAGGGATGATCCGGTATTCACTAAAAGAGATCGGCGTAATCTTAACGAAAGCCAATCAGGCGATCCAAACACTTGAGAAATATAAAGTTGTGTTTGATCAAAGTGTTACGAATCTCGGTGCGCTAGAATTTGAAGAATTGGTGACTTTCCAAGAAGTTACACAAGTTATTCACAGAATTGAGATGGTTTTACGCATAAAAAATGAGATTATTAAATATGTTAATGAACTTGGTGTTGAAGGCAGGCTCATTAGAATCCAGATGGAAGAACTCGTTTCCAACATTGAGGAAGAAGCTCTCCTTTTAATTAAAGACTATATGAAGGACCGGGAAAGTGATCCATACGCGATTCTTCGCCAGTTGAACAAACTTTCCTCTGAAGAATTGTTTGATGAATCTGTAATTATGAAACTTTTAGGCTTCTCAGCCGGTATGAATATGCAAGATGAGACGATCCATCCGCGTGGATACCGCATTCTTGCTAAGATTCCAAGGCTGCCAGCTGTTATTATTGAAAATCTAACAGATGCATTCAGTAACCTTCCACAGATCTTACGTGCTTCTATCGATGAGTTGGACGAGGTCGAAGGTATTGGTGAAATCCGTGCAAGGAAAGTAAAAGAAGGATTAAAACGAATTCAAGAACAGCTTTTTGTTGATCGTCATATCTAG